In one window of Prevotella sp. E13-17 DNA:
- a CDS encoding FtsX-like permease family protein: MSNLPLFLARHIYDEKGDRKKVSRPAIRIATIGVAIGLAVMIVTVSVVMGFKHTIRDKVAGFGSHIQIQNIFAYTQAGNFPICLGDSLTNALGQVSEVRHIQRYTHTQGILKTDDDFMGVMLKGLGSEYDTQFLKACMIEGELPIFCDSTSKYPLVISKTMADKLHLNVGDRLFAYFINNDDIKTRRFTIKGIYQTNMKRFDDLFCLTDIYATNKLNGWRMDQCSGAELLVNDFTQLENTFPQIAEIANQTHDKDEQTLAAQTIMQAYPQVFSWLGLLDINVWIILALMIAVAGFTMISGLLIIILERTQMIGILKALGARNSTIRHTFLWFAAFIIGRGLLWGNIIGLGIVVLQIETGFVSLDPQTYYVNEAPMEINIPIIIALNIATLIISVLVLIAPSYLVSRIHPARSMRYE, encoded by the coding sequence TCTCCCACTTTTTCTTGCGCGTCATATTTACGACGAGAAGGGCGACAGAAAGAAGGTCAGTCGTCCAGCGATTCGTATTGCCACCATTGGCGTTGCCATAGGATTGGCAGTCATGATTGTGACCGTTAGTGTAGTGATGGGATTCAAACATACCATTCGCGACAAGGTGGCTGGCTTTGGCAGCCATATTCAAATACAGAACATATTTGCCTACACACAAGCTGGCAACTTTCCCATTTGTCTTGGCGACAGCCTGACAAACGCACTCGGTCAGGTCAGCGAAGTACGCCATATTCAGCGCTATACCCACACACAAGGCATCCTAAAAACAGATGACGACTTCATGGGAGTTATGCTGAAAGGACTCGGTTCAGAATACGACACACAGTTTCTGAAAGCGTGCATGATAGAGGGAGAACTTCCCATTTTCTGTGATTCCACATCGAAATACCCACTGGTCATTTCAAAAACGATGGCCGACAAACTACATTTGAATGTCGGCGACCGACTGTTTGCCTATTTCATTAACAACGACGACATCAAGACACGCCGCTTCACTATCAAGGGTATCTACCAAACAAACATGAAGCGTTTCGATGATTTATTCTGCCTGACAGACATCTATGCCACCAACAAACTGAATGGTTGGCGCATGGATCAATGCTCGGGAGCAGAACTTCTGGTCAACGACTTCACACAATTAGAGAACACATTTCCACAAATAGCCGAGATAGCAAACCAGACACACGACAAGGACGAGCAGACACTGGCTGCCCAAACCATCATGCAGGCCTATCCACAGGTATTCTCATGGTTAGGCTTACTCGACATCAACGTGTGGATAATCCTTGCTCTCATGATAGCTGTAGCAGGTTTTACTATGATTAGCGGCCTACTGATAATCATATTGGAACGCACACAGATGATTGGCATACTGAAAGCTTTGGGTGCACGCAATAGCACCATCCGACACACCTTCTTGTGGTTTGCCGCCTTTATCATCGGAAGAGGACTGCTCTGGGGCAACATCATAGGTCTTGGCATCGTAGTCCTGCAAATAGAAACCGGCTTCGTTTCATTGGATCCTCAAACCTATTATGTCAATGAAGCACCAATGGAAATAAACATCCCCATCATCATTGCACTCAACATAGCTACACTGATAATCAGTGTTCTCGTGCTGATTGCTCCCAGCTATCTTGTATCAAGAATCCATCCAGCTCGCTCAATGAGGTACGAATAG
- a CDS encoding AMP-binding protein, whose protein sequence is MDNCSSFNKYVQETIVKYWDQDALTDYQGATLQFHDVARKIEKLHIAFESCNIQKGDKIAICGRNSAHWAVAFLATLTYGAVAVPILHEFNAEQIHNIVNHSGSRVLFVGDFVAKEINPDEMPQLEGIVNLPDFSLMLSRSEKLTYAREHLNMMFGSKYPRAFRKEDINYHEDSDDELALINYTSGTTGFSKGVMLPYRAIMGNLMFCINRLGKLVKPGDPLLSILPMAHMYGMAVEFIFGFCNGCHLFFLNRLPSPSLIAKAFTDIRPTLVVSVPLIIEKIIRKKVFPVIQTNRMKLLMAMPIVSQKVKHRIYEQVYAAFGGRAYEVIVGGAALSKEVEEFLININFPVTVGYGATECAPLISYCDWTEFMPSSCGRPVDGMEVRILSDDPANIPGEIITRGQNVMLGYYKNEEATNQAIDKDGWYHTGDLGTMDAEGNIFIRGRIKNMLLGSSGQNVYPEEIEDKLSSMPMVSECLVIQRGDKLIALVYPDQDEIVNFSQDELEAVMEQNRENLNALLPPFSRISAIELRQEEFQKTPKKSIKRYLYQE, encoded by the coding sequence ATGGACAACTGTTCAAGTTTTAACAAATACGTACAAGAGACTATTGTCAAATACTGGGATCAAGACGCCTTAACAGACTATCAAGGAGCCACCCTTCAATTTCATGACGTAGCTCGAAAAATAGAGAAATTGCATATTGCATTTGAAAGTTGCAATATACAGAAAGGTGATAAAATAGCCATTTGTGGACGCAACTCAGCCCACTGGGCAGTAGCTTTCCTTGCCACACTGACTTATGGCGCAGTGGCAGTTCCAATTCTTCATGAGTTCAACGCAGAACAGATACATAACATCGTGAACCACTCGGGTTCGCGCGTGCTGTTCGTTGGTGACTTTGTAGCTAAAGAAATCAATCCCGACGAGATGCCCCAGCTGGAAGGTATCGTCAACCTGCCCGATTTCTCACTGATGCTATCACGCTCAGAAAAACTAACCTATGCCCGCGAGCATCTCAACATGATGTTTGGCAGTAAGTATCCACGAGCTTTCCGTAAGGAAGACATAAACTACCATGAGGATAGCGATGACGAGCTTGCACTCATCAACTACACCAGCGGAACGACAGGTTTCTCAAAAGGAGTCATGCTGCCCTATCGTGCAATCATGGGCAATTTGATGTTTTGCATCAACCGCCTAGGCAAGTTAGTAAAACCGGGCGACCCTCTGCTATCCATCCTTCCAATGGCTCACATGTATGGCATGGCCGTAGAATTCATCTTTGGATTCTGCAATGGCTGTCACCTATTCTTCCTCAATCGTCTTCCTTCACCTTCGCTCATTGCAAAGGCATTCACAGACATACGACCCACCTTGGTCGTCTCGGTGCCACTTATCATCGAGAAGATTATTCGCAAGAAGGTATTCCCCGTCATACAGACCAACCGCATGAAGTTGTTGATGGCAATGCCTATCGTTTCGCAAAAAGTAAAACACCGCATTTACGAACAAGTTTATGCTGCTTTTGGTGGTCGTGCCTACGAAGTGATTGTGGGCGGAGCGGCACTTTCAAAAGAAGTCGAAGAGTTCCTGATAAACATCAACTTCCCCGTCACCGTAGGATATGGAGCCACAGAATGCGCACCACTTATCAGCTATTGCGATTGGACAGAGTTTATGCCAAGTTCATGCGGACGTCCCGTTGACGGCATGGAAGTACGCATTTTGAGTGATGATCCCGCTAACATTCCTGGCGAGATTATCACCCGCGGACAAAACGTGATGCTGGGCTACTACAAGAACGAAGAAGCAACTAACCAAGCCATTGACAAGGATGGTTGGTATCATACCGGCGACCTGGGTACGATGGATGCCGAAGGTAACATCTTTATACGTGGACGAATCAAAAACATGCTGCTCGGATCAAGTGGACAAAACGTATATCCTGAGGAAATAGAAGACAAGCTCAGTTCGATGCCAATGGTTAGCGAATGTCTGGTCATACAGCGTGGCGACAAGCTGATAGCATTGGTCTATCCCGACCAAGACGAGATTGTAAACTTCAGCCAAGATGAATTAGAAGCCGTCATGGAGCAGAATCGCGAGAATCTTAATGCACTCTTACCACCATTCAGCCGCATCAGCGCTATCGAATTGCGTCAGGAAGAATTCCAGAAGACTCCTAAAAAGAGCATTAAAAGATACCTATACCAAGAATAA